A window from Mycobacterium botniense encodes these proteins:
- a CDS encoding transglycosylase SLT domain-containing protein, with the protein MQAPALRRRAERFTHLATRDGMSVAASATLRTVAELRRAAAADDELGAVLAAARASHRLGHHGTRAILDDAYADAMPAADTPPGRREALRRMTARLRTQSRHIRRSRRFSHLLALRLRRIAYSHRRSAAQSPDSSTPGAIPLTAVRYHKGFTAVRIRDRVVAALNQLGITDPAAQRNWLHGYCTLIARESGGHPAAVSAVPATAPGPLRPDGHGLGYPRGLTQMLPATFAQYHQPGTSTNIYDPVANICASMNYVMHRYGVSRNGENLIALVQQADARRPPKGY; encoded by the coding sequence GTGCAGGCACCGGCACTGCGACGCCGCGCGGAGCGGTTCACTCATCTGGCCACCCGAGACGGTATGAGCGTCGCGGCGTCAGCGACCCTGCGCACGGTAGCCGAGCTGCGCCGAGCAGCTGCGGCCGACGACGAGCTCGGGGCGGTGCTGGCCGCTGCGCGCGCTAGCCACCGGTTGGGACACCACGGCACCCGAGCGATTCTGGACGACGCCTACGCTGATGCGATGCCGGCGGCCGACACGCCACCGGGCCGCCGAGAAGCGCTGCGGCGCATGACGGCTCGTCTGCGCACGCAGAGCCGGCACATTCGACGCTCACGGCGGTTTTCGCATCTGCTCGCGCTGCGGTTAAGGCGAATTGCCTATTCGCATCGGCGATCCGCTGCGCAGTCACCGGACTCATCGACACCGGGCGCCATCCCGTTGACTGCTGTGCGCTACCACAAGGGTTTCACCGCCGTCCGCATCAGGGATCGCGTGGTGGCGGCCCTCAATCAGCTCGGTATCACCGATCCAGCAGCGCAGCGCAACTGGCTGCACGGCTACTGCACGCTGATCGCCAGGGAATCCGGCGGCCACCCCGCTGCAGTGAGCGCCGTGCCGGCGACCGCACCCGGCCCGCTGCGGCCCGACGGTCATGGCCTGGGCTATCCTCGCGGCCTCACCCAGATGCTCCCGGCTACCTTCGCGCAGTACCACCAACCGGGCACCTCGACCAATATCTACGATCCGGTCGCGAATATCTGTGCGTCGATGAATTATGTGATGCACCGCTACGGTGTGAGCCGCAATGGTGAAAACCTCATCGCCCTGGTGCAGCAGGCAGATGCACGTCGACCGCCGAAAGGATACTGA
- a CDS encoding DUF2710 family protein, with product MTVPGSGSRAKVSDKDLVDSVLRDLSEAADKWEALITQAETVTYSADLGDIHAVVNSDGRLVKLQLHPDVMVGYNHVELANRLNLAITALREEAEAENQARYGGDLH from the coding sequence GTGACAGTGCCGGGATCGGGTAGTCGCGCCAAAGTCAGCGACAAGGATCTCGTCGACTCGGTTTTGCGTGACCTGAGCGAGGCAGCCGATAAATGGGAAGCCCTCATCACGCAGGCCGAGACCGTCACCTACAGCGCCGATCTGGGTGATATTCATGCCGTTGTGAATTCCGATGGCCGGCTGGTGAAGTTGCAGCTGCACCCGGATGTCATGGTCGGCTACAACCACGTGGAGCTGGCCAACCGGCTCAACCTGGCGATCACGGCGCTGCGTGAAGAGGCCGAAGCCGAAAACCAGGCACGTTACGGCGGAGACCTGCACTGA
- a CDS encoding DUF5631 domain-containing protein encodes MAMFGRITARQRLRKAARESLKIPAFSSPVDCTPWVLGGLWPAELSTVTAETAALADYLKADLQRIAESANKELRTIRLSRMADPARQAAEARVINRARTFAARRVESAIRHLRASPQELPQELPGQTPVSSGDGVAAPDFSNAHRLPAAGPDRPRVAPQQRTTPVAEPQALQQSTGNKRGAHGSADTLTAQPAQPPAGEPTTAQHRQPAVDETAASEPPTEEVPVTRLEPRFDMVSRPQPGEPAVAEPRVAIPPPTGHGGAAVADAAAADRLEIRAPEATTEELPTAGYWRLPGGETPTSESAAGQAGPASTQTPEVRYAKPAPHRVPGPWDEASSAADVPVTWHSDTYAGDSLNHRQPRAEPESRRERLQRLLEFVARQEPGLRWAVGDREDGTTILVTDLAYGWIPPGIALPADVCLLEPGRHRGNAGVLLGHAEISATYAPGDSLGRPPEFEVTESSLKPRELPPVNDLGWLLSEATHWRDGLPRIVHTLAKAGAAGTGVVDVELDVLRVHLEIVRYQLLAQYPDVDAALLLNCLLLAATEGIATGDRVSANYHFAWFQALSAPPASKWPADS; translated from the coding sequence GTGGCGATGTTCGGTCGGATAACGGCGCGTCAGCGCCTCCGGAAAGCTGCCCGGGAATCGCTCAAGATCCCGGCCTTCAGCTCTCCAGTCGACTGCACCCCCTGGGTGCTCGGCGGGCTTTGGCCTGCTGAGTTGTCAACCGTCACCGCTGAGACGGCAGCGCTCGCGGACTATCTCAAAGCAGACCTGCAGCGGATCGCTGAGTCCGCCAACAAAGAATTACGGACCATTCGGTTATCGAGGATGGCCGATCCGGCCCGCCAGGCGGCAGAGGCTCGGGTGATCAACCGGGCCCGTACCTTTGCTGCTCGGCGCGTCGAATCGGCGATCCGCCATCTGCGGGCAAGTCCTCAGGAATTGCCTCAGGAATTGCCCGGACAAACTCCAGTCTCTTCTGGGGACGGCGTCGCCGCCCCCGATTTCAGCAACGCGCACCGCCTCCCGGCAGCCGGCCCGGACCGGCCGAGGGTCGCTCCGCAGCAGCGCACGACCCCGGTGGCCGAACCGCAAGCTCTCCAGCAAAGCACCGGAAATAAACGAGGAGCACACGGCAGCGCCGACACCCTCACCGCTCAGCCGGCGCAGCCGCCCGCCGGTGAGCCGACAACCGCTCAGCATCGGCAGCCCGCTGTCGACGAGACCGCCGCGTCGGAACCCCCCACGGAAGAGGTGCCGGTCACGCGGCTGGAACCTCGGTTCGACATGGTTTCCAGGCCGCAGCCTGGGGAACCCGCCGTCGCCGAGCCGCGCGTCGCGATACCGCCGCCGACCGGACATGGCGGGGCCGCCGTTGCCGACGCCGCAGCGGCCGATCGCCTGGAGATCCGCGCCCCGGAAGCCACGACCGAGGAACTGCCGACCGCAGGGTACTGGCGGTTGCCCGGGGGTGAGACTCCCACCAGCGAATCAGCAGCCGGGCAGGCAGGGCCAGCCAGCACTCAAACTCCGGAAGTCCGCTACGCCAAGCCCGCCCCCCACCGAGTTCCCGGTCCGTGGGATGAGGCGTCCTCAGCCGCAGACGTACCGGTTACCTGGCACAGCGACACATATGCCGGCGACAGTCTGAACCACCGCCAACCCCGGGCCGAACCGGAATCCCGCCGCGAACGGTTGCAGCGACTGCTGGAGTTCGTCGCCCGCCAAGAACCGGGATTGCGCTGGGCTGTCGGCGACCGCGAGGACGGCACAACGATACTGGTTACCGATCTGGCTTACGGCTGGATCCCGCCCGGCATCGCGCTACCCGCGGATGTCTGCCTACTCGAACCGGGGCGCCACCGCGGCAACGCCGGTGTGTTGCTGGGCCACGCCGAGATCTCGGCGACCTATGCCCCCGGCGACTCGTTGGGCCGCCCGCCCGAGTTCGAGGTGACAGAATCGTCCCTGAAACCCCGCGAATTGCCACCCGTCAACGATCTGGGCTGGTTGCTCAGCGAAGCCACGCACTGGCGCGACGGGCTGCCGCGGATCGTGCACACCCTGGCCAAAGCCGGTGCTGCCGGCACCGGCGTGGTCGATGTTGAACTCGACGTCCTGCGGGTCCACCTCGAAATCGTGCGCTACCAACTGCTCGCCCAATACCCCGATGTCGACGCTGCGCTGCTCCTCAACTGCCTGCTGCTGGCCGCCACCGAAGGTATCGCGACCGGTGACCGGGTATCGGCGAACTACCACTTCGCGTGGTTCCAAGCGCTCAGTGCGCCGCCGGCCAGTAAGTGGCCTGCCGACTCGTAA
- a CDS encoding DUF2694 family protein, with amino-acid sequence MTEANPAFDTVHPSGHILVRSCRGGYVHSVALSEAAMDTDAQTLAEGIVLTADVSYLKALMEVRGEIVAAGHTPSAEVPTPHDLDVAIEKLLAHRLRRRQGKKPS; translated from the coding sequence ATGACAGAAGCCAACCCGGCCTTCGACACCGTTCACCCGAGTGGGCACATCCTGGTGCGTTCGTGTCGGGGCGGGTATGTCCACAGCGTCGCGCTGAGTGAAGCGGCGATGGACACCGATGCGCAGACTCTGGCCGAGGGCATCGTATTGACTGCGGACGTCTCGTATCTCAAGGCGCTCATGGAGGTGCGTGGCGAAATCGTGGCCGCCGGGCATACCCCGTCCGCGGAGGTACCCACTCCCCATGATCTCGATGTGGCGATCGAAAAACTCCTGGCGCACCGGTTGCGTCGCCGGCAGGGCAAAAAGCCGTCTTAG
- a CDS encoding ESX-1 secretion-associated protein has translation MADHIHVVPANLREAAGHHEEASDYLRSIPAAHAAIQESLDSLGPIFSGLREAGRELLEQRRQCYERQAEAHAEMAHNLRVAADAWEHHDEQAAAKMTHLRTDHR, from the coding sequence ATGGCAGATCACATCCACGTGGTGCCTGCGAATCTGCGCGAGGCCGCCGGCCATCATGAGGAGGCGTCTGATTATTTGCGGAGCATCCCCGCGGCGCACGCGGCTATTCAAGAGAGCCTGGACTCGCTGGGTCCGATTTTCAGCGGGCTGCGGGAAGCCGGCCGTGAACTGCTCGAGCAACGGCGGCAGTGCTATGAACGGCAAGCCGAGGCCCATGCCGAGATGGCGCACAACCTGCGGGTTGCAGCAGATGCCTGGGAACACCATGACGAGCAGGCCGCGGCGAAGATGACACATCTGCGCACCGACCATCGATGA
- a CDS encoding DUF4226 domain-containing protein → MAEQTGHAVAALQSRQAGLAQQYAAAVDADRALADVVTSAHTATLEGARRLDEIGAEIESAVQKFALFATDTPIGAREFHRFLTAKQREIIAVVAHARELAEAKKTALESLRSCYAEQ, encoded by the coding sequence GTGGCAGAACAGACCGGACACGCGGTAGCCGCGCTGCAATCCAGGCAGGCGGGCCTCGCGCAACAGTACGCCGCGGCGGTGGATGCCGACCGCGCGCTGGCCGACGTGGTCACCAGCGCACACACCGCGACACTCGAAGGTGCCCGCCGTCTGGATGAGATCGGAGCCGAGATCGAATCCGCCGTGCAGAAATTCGCCCTTTTCGCCACCGACACCCCGATCGGTGCGCGCGAGTTCCACAGATTCCTGACCGCCAAACAACGCGAGATCATCGCTGTCGTGGCCCATGCCCGTGAACTCGCCGAGGCGAAAAAGACAGCATTGGAGAGTTTGCGCTCGTGCTATGCCGAGCAGTGA
- a CDS encoding C40 family peptidase, which produces MSERELEVLSRAHRLFAGLVRHAPLDPGTGYYDGVLRHAAAINPGWGHQRYENAVQDSRAALRSAALADSEFADIITHARDDYARGRQLTRGVLDEARADAATRSDTPLAQREAIRRRVARMRAQRAHVLWARGQALQHQAALRALRYRILRRRALTGSRTPSAGSRAGVAVRAALSRLGCPYVWGAAGPDRFDCSGLVQWAYAQAGVHVDRTTYQQIHDGIPIPRSQVRPGDLVFPHAGHVQMAIGNNLVIEAPHAGAPVRISQLGVNVQIRRPVI; this is translated from the coding sequence GTGAGTGAACGCGAACTCGAGGTCCTAAGCCGTGCACACCGGCTGTTTGCCGGACTCGTACGCCACGCGCCGCTGGACCCTGGAACCGGGTATTACGACGGAGTATTGAGACATGCTGCCGCAATCAACCCCGGCTGGGGACACCAACGATACGAGAATGCGGTGCAGGACAGCCGAGCAGCCCTGCGGTCAGCCGCGTTGGCAGACTCCGAATTCGCGGACATCATCACCCACGCCCGAGATGATTATGCCCGCGGCCGCCAGCTGACGCGCGGAGTGCTGGACGAAGCTCGCGCCGATGCGGCCACCAGATCGGATACTCCCCTGGCGCAGCGGGAGGCGATCCGGCGGCGTGTGGCGCGGATGCGCGCTCAACGAGCCCACGTGCTTTGGGCGCGTGGGCAAGCTCTGCAGCACCAGGCAGCGCTGCGGGCGCTGCGTTATCGCATACTGCGCCGGCGCGCTCTCACGGGATCGCGGACACCATCGGCGGGTAGTCGCGCCGGAGTTGCGGTGCGGGCCGCACTGTCGCGACTGGGTTGCCCGTATGTGTGGGGCGCAGCCGGCCCCGACCGGTTCGACTGTTCGGGGCTGGTGCAATGGGCCTACGCGCAGGCCGGTGTTCACGTGGATCGCACCACCTATCAACAGATTCACGACGGGATCCCGATCCCACGTTCACAGGTCAGGCCGGGTGACCTCGTTTTCCCCCACGCAGGACACGTGCAGATGGCCATCGGCAACAACCTGGTCATCGAGGCGCCCCATGCCGGCGCTCCGGTGCGCATCAGCCAGTTAGGGGTGAACGTGCAGATCCGCCGGCCGGTGATATAG
- a CDS encoding helix-turn-helix domain-containing protein, whose amino-acid sequence MSRESAGAAIRALRESRNWSLADFAAATGVSIMGLSYLERGARKPHKSTVQKVENALGLPPGTYSRLVVAADADAELARVLAAKPPAPLSPRPREMVVVNRHSDTEVLEAYAEAQLDTLHSVIEQLPATTSNDYESYIMSVIAQCAKAEMLAANSWRVAVSADAASAGRLMGHLRALESMRRALLSRIPASLGARFDQACARSSLPEAVIAVLVGVTVEEMWEIRNRGVIPPGALARVRAFADAVNSANGDQVADDSGEGIA is encoded by the coding sequence GTGAGTCGCGAATCGGCGGGAGCGGCCATCCGGGCGTTGCGTGAGTCACGCAACTGGTCATTAGCAGATTTTGCGGCCGCCACCGGCGTGAGCATCATGGGTTTGAGCTATCTCGAACGTGGTGCCCGAAAGCCACACAAAAGCACCGTTCAGAAGGTGGAAAACGCTCTCGGCCTGCCTCCGGGCACCTATTCGAGGCTGGTCGTGGCCGCCGACGCCGACGCTGAACTGGCCCGGGTGCTCGCAGCCAAGCCGCCGGCACCGCTGTCGCCGCGGCCCAGAGAGATGGTCGTAGTCAACCGTCACAGTGACACCGAAGTCCTCGAAGCGTATGCAGAAGCGCAGCTCGACACGCTGCATTCTGTGATAGAACAGCTGCCCGCGACGACATCAAACGACTACGAGTCGTATATTATGTCTGTGATTGCGCAGTGTGCGAAGGCCGAGATGCTGGCCGCCAACTCGTGGCGGGTGGCGGTGAGCGCCGACGCCGCCTCGGCCGGCCGGCTGATGGGGCATCTGCGCGCACTGGAATCGATGCGCCGGGCACTCCTGAGCAGAATCCCCGCCAGCTTGGGTGCGCGATTCGACCAGGCATGCGCCCGCTCGTCGCTACCCGAAGCCGTTATTGCTGTGTTGGTGGGAGTCACTGTCGAGGAGATGTGGGAGATCCGCAACCGGGGTGTCATCCCGCCCGGGGCGCTCGCGCGGGTCCGGGCCTTCGCCGACGCGGTCAACTCCGCCAACGGCGATCAGGTGGCCGACGACAGCGGTGAGGGGATCGCGTGA
- a CDS encoding WhiB family transcriptional regulator translates to MGYPCSANPELWFGYADDDDGDGAAKARVYEQSATEARLLCLRRCPLAQQRVCAQRAVEHGEEYGVWAGVKLPGGQYRKREQLARAHEVLRRIAAGEINSRQLPENQALLARREHDPVPAEANVFHLPIAQVGPRSAA, encoded by the coding sequence ATGGGGTACCCCTGCTCAGCTAACCCAGAACTGTGGTTCGGCTACGCCGATGACGATGACGGTGACGGTGCCGCCAAGGCCCGTGTGTACGAACAGTCGGCCACCGAAGCCCGGCTCTTGTGCCTACGTCGCTGTCCGCTCGCGCAACAGCGGGTATGCGCCCAGCGCGCGGTCGAGCATGGCGAAGAATACGGCGTCTGGGCTGGCGTGAAGCTTCCCGGCGGCCAGTACCGCAAGCGTGAACAACTCGCTCGCGCCCACGAGGTGCTGCGCCGTATCGCTGCCGGGGAGATCAACTCCAGGCAACTGCCGGAAAACCAGGCGCTCCTCGCGCGACGTGAGCACGATCCCGTTCCCGCCGAGGCGAACGTCTTCCATTTGCCGATCGCCCAAGTCGGCCCCCGGTCGGCGGCGTAG
- a CDS encoding GNAT family N-acetyltransferase: MSTDKTGAQTRISCADGKYTIAVEGELAGHVAVADRGEQRVFYHTEIDQRFSGRGLATILVLEALRAARADRKRVVAVCSMVAAVLTKHPEFGDITDPVTPDIEHWARSLPQVSAPPRQAR; encoded by the coding sequence GTGTCCACCGACAAAACCGGCGCCCAAACCAGGATCAGTTGCGCCGATGGCAAGTACACCATCGCCGTGGAGGGCGAACTAGCCGGACACGTTGCCGTTGCTGACCGCGGTGAGCAGCGCGTCTTCTACCACACCGAGATCGACCAGCGGTTTAGTGGGCGGGGCTTGGCGACCATCCTCGTCCTGGAGGCACTCCGGGCTGCCCGCGCCGACCGTAAGCGCGTCGTCGCGGTGTGCTCGATGGTTGCCGCAGTCCTCACAAAGCATCCGGAGTTCGGGGACATCACCGATCCCGTCACACCCGATATCGAGCACTGGGCACGCTCTTTGCCCCAGGTATCGGCGCCACCGCGACAGGCCCGCTGA
- a CDS encoding DUF3662 and FHA domain-containing protein, giving the protein MNSHKGLVQRIERKLESTVGDAFARVFGGAIVPQELATMLRREAADGVRSLPGNRFLAPNEYIITLGVHDYQKVGTEPHLTSGALAEHLVGYLSEQGWQTYGDVVVRFEQAPNLHTGQFRARAAINPDVEPRPAVSDSAPPQSDQAFSAEPGVSPMTENSSYRSGQGQGRPSDEYYEDRYARPDDDPHGGQEAHTGQDSRGGYPPESGGYPSPSGYPPPRQPEQGGYPEQGGYPDQGPGGYPDQRGYPEQARYPDQRGYPEQGGYPDQGPGGYPPPYEQRPGGYGPAPGYEPGYRPGAGGYGPPGYGYGDYGRGPYPPPDQRAPYPDQGAGYEQGGWPGGPGYGRQEYGQADYTRYADGPAGGVYAPPGGYGEPAGRDFDYGQTAMSGDYGQAAGYGGYGPSGYPPAGGPTVTLQLDDGSGRTYQLHEGSNIIGRGQDAHFRLPDTGVSRRHLDIRWDGQVALLSDLNSTNGTMVNNAPVQEWQLADGDVIRLGHSEIIVHIQ; this is encoded by the coding sequence ATGAACAGCCACAAGGGCCTGGTTCAGCGCATCGAGCGTAAACTCGAGTCCACTGTGGGTGATGCGTTCGCTCGAGTGTTCGGGGGAGCGATCGTCCCACAAGAATTGGCCACCATGTTGCGCCGGGAGGCAGCCGACGGGGTTCGCTCACTCCCAGGAAATCGTTTTTTGGCACCTAACGAATACATCATTACTCTCGGTGTGCACGACTATCAGAAGGTAGGCACCGAGCCGCACCTCACGTCAGGCGCTTTAGCCGAGCACCTGGTGGGATACCTCAGCGAACAGGGGTGGCAAACATATGGTGATGTGGTTGTCCGCTTTGAGCAAGCGCCGAACCTGCACACCGGCCAGTTTCGCGCCCGTGCCGCCATCAACCCCGATGTCGAGCCCCGCCCGGCAGTTAGCGATTCCGCCCCACCACAATCAGATCAGGCGTTTAGCGCAGAACCAGGAGTATCGCCAATGACTGAGAATTCCAGCTATCGCAGCGGTCAGGGGCAGGGGCGGCCCAGCGATGAATACTACGAGGACCGTTATGCGCGTCCAGACGACGATCCTCACGGTGGCCAAGAAGCCCACACCGGCCAAGACAGCCGGGGTGGATATCCGCCGGAGTCTGGTGGCTACCCCTCCCCATCCGGATATCCTCCACCGCGCCAACCCGAGCAGGGCGGCTACCCAGAACAGGGCGGCTACCCCGACCAGGGACCGGGCGGCTACCCCGACCAGCGCGGCTATCCCGAACAGGCTCGATACCCGGACCAACGAGGCTACCCAGAACAGGGTGGCTACCCCGACCAGGGACCGGGCGGCTACCCACCGCCTTACGAGCAACGGCCTGGCGGTTACGGCCCGGCACCAGGCTACGAGCCCGGGTATCGCCCGGGTGCCGGCGGCTACGGGCCGCCCGGCTACGGCTATGGCGATTACGGGCGCGGGCCCTACCCGCCACCTGATCAACGCGCACCCTACCCCGACCAGGGGGCCGGTTACGAGCAAGGCGGCTGGCCGGGTGGCCCGGGCTATGGTCGACAAGAGTATGGCCAGGCCGATTACACCCGTTACGCGGACGGTCCCGCAGGCGGGGTGTACGCTCCGCCCGGCGGCTACGGGGAGCCCGCCGGCCGCGACTTCGACTATGGCCAGACCGCCATGTCCGGCGACTACGGTCAGGCCGCCGGCTACGGCGGTTACGGCCCGAGCGGGTATCCGCCGGCCGGTGGGCCCACGGTGACTTTGCAGCTCGATGACGGAAGCGGCCGCACCTATCAGTTGCACGAAGGTTCCAACATTATTGGCCGCGGACAGGACGCCCACTTCCGGTTGCCTGACACCGGGGTATCACGTCGACACTTGGATATCCGCTGGGACGGACAGGTAGCGCTGCTCTCGGACCTCAACTCCACCAATGGCACCATGGTCAACAACGCGCCGGTTCAGGAATGGCAGCTGGCCGACGGTGACGTCATCCGGCTGGGACACTCTGAGATTATCGTTCACATCCAGTAA
- a CDS encoding FHA domain-containing protein FhaB/FipA: MQGLVLQLTRAGFLMLLWLFIWSVLRILRTDIYAPTGAVMVRRGLSLRGPLLPSRQRRDTARHLVVTEGSLAGARITLTGQPVLIGRADDSTLVLTDDYVSTRHARLSQRGSEWYVEDLGSTNGTYLDRAKVTTAVRVPIGTPVRIGKTVIELRP; this comes from the coding sequence ATGCAGGGATTGGTGCTGCAGCTGACGCGCGCCGGATTTTTGATGCTGCTCTGGCTATTCATTTGGTCTGTGCTGCGGATTCTGCGGACCGATATCTACGCGCCGACCGGTGCTGTCATGGTGCGACGGGGTTTGTCGCTGCGGGGTCCGCTGCTGCCCTCGCGTCAGCGCCGAGATACCGCACGACACCTGGTGGTGACCGAGGGGTCGCTGGCGGGAGCACGTATCACTCTCACCGGTCAGCCGGTGCTGATTGGGCGTGCCGACGATTCCACCCTGGTACTCACCGACGACTATGTTTCGACCCGCCATGCTCGGCTGTCTCAGCGCGGCTCAGAATGGTATGTCGAGGATTTAGGATCGACCAACGGCACTTACCTTGACAGGGCGAAGGTGACGACGGCGGTACGAGTTCCGATTGGGACGCCGGTTCGGATCGGCAAAACGGTGATCGAGTTGCGCCCGTGA
- a CDS encoding PP2C family protein-serine/threonine phosphatase — MTLVLRYAARSDRGLVRANNEDSVYAGGRLLALADGMGGHAAGEVASQLVIAALAPLDEDDPGGDLLGKLDAAVRAGNAAIAAHVEMEPDLEGMGTTLTAILFDGSRIGLVHIGDSRAYLLRDGELTQITKDDTFVQTLVDEGRITSEEAHSHPQRSLIMRALTGHEVEPTLTMREARAGDRYLLCSDGLSDPVSDETILEALQIPDVAECADRLIELALRGGGPDNVTVIVADVVDFDYGQTQPILAGAVSGDDDQSTLPNTAAGRASAIQPRKSVAQRVLSQVDTFARPRRSRRRMVLGATLVALLILAVPAIGWTVIRSYYYVADYNGTVSIMRGIQGSILGIKLQAPYQFGCLTGRNELSQISYDQSPANRACQPMKLQDLQPSARKQVADGLPPGTLDEAIKQLRDLAHNSLLPPCPPLRTASPPGPPTPSRAPTPSPTVTAHAPPPLQQGTDCRAAA; from the coding sequence GTGACACTAGTCCTTCGCTATGCGGCTCGCAGTGACCGCGGCCTGGTACGCGCGAACAACGAGGATTCGGTGTACGCAGGTGGACGGCTGCTCGCTCTGGCCGACGGTATGGGCGGCCATGCTGCAGGAGAAGTGGCCTCGCAGTTGGTCATCGCCGCGCTGGCCCCTCTCGACGAAGACGATCCCGGTGGCGATCTGCTGGGCAAGCTTGATGCGGCTGTCCGGGCAGGTAACGCCGCCATCGCCGCGCACGTGGAGATGGAACCGGATCTCGAGGGGATGGGCACCACACTCACCGCCATCCTCTTCGACGGTAGCCGCATCGGTCTGGTGCACATCGGTGACTCCCGGGCCTATCTGTTGCGCGACGGCGAACTGACTCAGATCACCAAGGACGACACCTTCGTGCAAACTTTGGTGGACGAGGGCCGTATCACTTCCGAAGAGGCGCACAGCCATCCGCAGCGGTCGTTGATCATGCGGGCGCTGACCGGCCACGAGGTCGAGCCCACCCTGACCATGCGCGAGGCGCGCGCCGGGGACCGGTATCTGCTGTGCTCAGACGGCCTATCCGATCCGGTCAGCGATGAGACCATTCTCGAGGCACTGCAGATTCCCGATGTGGCCGAGTGTGCAGACCGTCTCATCGAATTGGCGCTTCGCGGCGGCGGACCGGATAACGTGACCGTCATCGTCGCCGATGTCGTCGATTTCGACTACGGTCAGACCCAGCCAATACTGGCCGGGGCCGTGTCCGGCGACGACGACCAATCGACTCTCCCCAACACCGCCGCCGGCCGGGCCTCGGCCATCCAGCCTCGCAAGAGCGTCGCGCAACGCGTGCTGTCGCAAGTTGATACGTTCGCCCGGCCACGACGATCACGGCGCCGGATGGTTCTCGGCGCCACCCTTGTGGCACTGTTGATACTCGCCGTTCCTGCGATCGGCTGGACGGTTATCCGCAGTTATTACTACGTTGCCGACTACAACGGCACCGTGTCGATCATGCGGGGCATCCAGGGATCGATCTTGGGTATCAAATTGCAAGCGCCGTATCAGTTTGGCTGTCTCACCGGTCGTAACGAACTATCGCAGATCAGCTACGACCAGTCCCCGGCGAACCGCGCCTGTCAGCCGATGAAGCTGCAAGACCTGCAGCCCTCTGCACGCAAACAGGTCGCTGACGGGCTGCCGCCGGGAACCCTCGACGAGGCGATCAAGCAGCTCCGCGATTTAGCGCACAATTCCCTTTTGCCGCCATGCCCTCCGCTTCGCACCGCGTCGCCACCGGGCCCGCCGACCCCGAGCCGAGCGCCCACGCCGAGCCCCACGGTGACCGCCCATGCACCACCCCCGCTGCAGCAGGGCACCGATTGCCGGGCGGCCGCATGA